One stretch of Castor canadensis chromosome 14, mCasCan1.hap1v2, whole genome shotgun sequence DNA includes these proteins:
- the Cep44 gene encoding centrosomal protein of 44 kDa isoform X4 — translation MATGDLKRSLRNLEQVLRSLNYPKEVDYVGLIKGDPAASLPIISYSLTSYSPYVTELLMESNEELIAKNDVRFTDTVYKLLRDQFDYKPILTKKQFIQCGFAEWKIQIICDILNCVMKKHKELTGLDKTASYQRKKSICDKSEPCCSSEKMPTETVDITGRFMTSGKKKALVIRHLYNEDNIDIPDDTVSSVTDASGEFDESDDAKTTEIMIPEVKICEVKTEQEDVKVNPEIIALQTMLAECQEKLKQLTSMEQRLCCVEEAMKGKVMVDEKTWTNLLSRVTLLETEMLLSKKNDCVTFNAASEDCSSTSDVDLLPFVSSDSTPRASTINYCGLKEISEV, via the exons ATGGCAACAGGTGACTTAAAAAGAAGTTTACGGAACCTAGAACAAGTGCTTCGCTCACTAAATTATCCTAAAGAGGTGGATTATGTAGG TTTGATAAAGGGAGACCCAGCAGCATCTTTGCCCATTATCAGCTATTCTCTTACTTCATACTCACCTTACGTAACCGAACTCCTGATGGAATCCAATGAAGAACTCATAGCAAAGAATGATGTGCGCTTTACAGATACTGTCTATAAG ctTCTTCGTGATCAGTTTGATTATAAACCAATATTGACGAAAAAGCAATTTATACAATGTGGATTTGCAGAATGGAAAATCCAAATTATTTGTGATATTTTGAATTGTGTGATGAAAAAGCACAAGGAATTGACAGGTCTTGACAAG aCTGCATCAtaccagagaaagaaaagcatttgtgATAAGTCAGAACCTTGTTGCAGCAGTGAGAAAATGCCTACAGAAACTGTTGATATCACTGGCAGGTTTATGACTTCAGGAAAg AAGAAAGCTCTGGTGATCCGTCACCTGTATAATGAAGATAATATTGACATTCCTGATGATACAGTAAGTTCAGTAACAGATGCTAGTGGAGAATTTGATGAGTCGGATGATGCAAAGACTACTGAAATAATGATTCCCGAAGTAAAGATCTGTGAAGTCAAGACTGAGCAAGAA gaTGTAAAAGTTAATCCTGAGATTATTGCACTTCAGACGATGCTTGCTGAGTGCCAAGAAAAGCTTAAGCAGTTGACTAGTATGGAACAAAGGCTATGCTGTGTGGAAGAAGCAATGAAAGGGAAAGTTATGGTAGATGAAAAGACCTGGACTAATCTTCTGAGTCGTGTCACTCTTCTTGAGACAGAAATGCTTTTGTCAAAAAAG AATGACTGTGTCACATTTAATGCAGCAAGTGAAGACTGCTCTTCTACTAGTGATGTGGATCTTCTGCCCTTTG